The window TTCGGGGCAGCGATTTTGTTCGTTGCGGTGTTTCGGTGGGGCCGCCGCGTTTCTAGACAGGGTGCTACAATCGAGCACGCAAGCCGAGCGAAACCGGGGGGATCGTCGGCCATCGTCCTGTCGTTTTGACCGGCGTCGTCACTTTTGAGTTTTCGTGTTTTTGCATTCCGCCAGGCATCTGCGAACGAGTAGACTGATGGTGGAGTGCCGATTGCGTTACCGTTGACGATCCTCTGGATAGGCGAAGACGGGAGAGGCCGACGCAACGGCTTTATTTCTTTTTTGTATTGTTCCGGTTCCGGCCGTCGCAGTGCTTGGCAATCTTAGCGAGAGCGCGTTCAAGGATGGTTTCAAACCGAATGCAGTCGACAACGCGATACGAACCCAATCCGACGATCACGCTTCACGGCTCGACGCAGACCAACACGGATGCCGAGTTGGTGCGGCGTTATGACGATTTGTTGAGCAAACGAAAGGTCAGTTGGACGGGGCACCACCACCTGTTGCGCCTGCTCGGCCGCGGCGGCCAGGGTGAAGTTTATTTGACGGAATACCGGGGAACCGACGGTTTCACGGTTCCCGTGGCCATGAAAGTCTTTTCACCCGAGCGCTATGCGGATAGCCGATCGTACGAAGAGGCGATGGCGCGTGTCGCCACGATCGCCGCTCGCGTGGCTTTGATCCAGCACGACAACCTGTTGGATGTCCAGAATTTTTTCGAGCGTCACCGAATCCGTATCATGATGATGGAATGGGTGGATGGCTACGATTTGCGGCAACTCGTTTCGCCCCAGTGCTTGGAATTGCTTGAACACCATGTCAGTCAGCGGCGTTGGCGTTACATCAACGAAGTCATTTTGACCGAAGGTCCCGATCAGTCACGATTCAAGGCGGGGGTTGCCGTTGCGATCGTTCGCGAGTGTTTGGCGTCGCTGGCGGCACTGCACCGCGAGAACATCGTCCATGGGGATGTGAAGCCAGCCAATATCATGTTGAAGCGTTCGGGGCACACCAAATTGATTGATATGGGGTCCGCATTTGACTACACCGATCCACCACGTGATAGCGAATGCACTCCGATCTATGCGGCGCCAGAAGTGTTGGAGAACAACCAAGTCACTCCGCGCAGCGACCTTGCCAGTGTCGGCTATGTTTTGATTGAATTGCTCAGCGGAACGAATCCTTTCTCTGGCAAAGAGAGTTTGCGGCAATTGCTGCAGGCAAAACGCGAGTTGCCTTCGCGGTTACATACGGTGTTGCCGGAGGACGTGCTGCGCAACGAGTTGTTGATGAATTTTTTGTTGGGATTGATTGCACCGGATCCCAATCGGCGGTTCCCCAGTGCGGAAGCGGCCGAGCATGTGGAACAAGGTGCCGCGGCCTTTCATCGGCAATTGATTCGCAGTGACATGGCGACGGAGTACGACAATGACATTCGCGTTTGGCTCGAAGAACTCCGGCAATTAGAAAGCTTTGAACACTGACGTCCTCCCCGATCATAGAAACAGCAAACACGATGGACCAAGAGCACTTGGATGTGGCGCTCCGGGCAGCAAAAGCCGGAGCGGTGGAATTGATGGCCCGACGCGATGATCGCGTCGTCCGCGAAAAGGCCCCGAAAGATCTCGTTACCGACGCGGACCTCGCCGCCCAACAAGCGATCCGGTCGATTCTGATGGACTGTTTTCCTGGGTACGCGTTCGTCGGTGAAGAAGAAGGCGAAAATGAACCGCCGAACTCCGTGCGTCAAGGAGAGATCGATGCGCCACCGTGTTGGGTGGTGGATCCGCTAGACGGGACCGTGAACTACGTGCATCGATTGCAAAGTTTTGCGGTGTCCATCGGCTTGTACGCGGCTGGCAAAATGCGACTCGGCGTGATCTACGATCCGGTTTGTGACGAGATGTTCACGGCCATCGATGGTCAGGGAGCCCGTGTCAACGGTCGATCGATCCGGGTCAGTGCTTGCGAAGAGATCGGCGAAGGTTTGTTCTCCTGCAGTTTTCCGGCGGGTATTGAAAGCGATGCACCGGAGGTCCGGCAATTTATCCGGGTGCTTGGGCAGTGCCGGTCGCTGCGCCGGCTTGGATCCTGTGCACTTAACATGTGCTACGTTGCCGCCGGACGATTGGACGGCTATTGGGCAACGAGTGTCCAGCCCTGGGATGCCGCGGCGGGGATCGTGATCGCACGTGAGGCTGGCGCGACGTTGACGCAAGTCGACGGGGCTTCACTTGACGATTGGTCACCCAAATTCTGTTTAACGGCGTCCCAAAAACTACACCAATCGATGCTTGATTTGCTTGCCTGATCCATCGGCGAGTGGGGATTGGGTGGACGTAATCCCCTGTTTCGCCTTAGCGGTCGCGACACCGCCTGAGTTGCGGAGCGTCATCCGCACCGCTTGAGTTTGTCGGAGGCTTTCGCGACAATGCCGGGCCTGTGACGCTATCCTGCTCCGCCCTCATTTTGTTTGCTGCCATGATCAATCACCAATATGTCGATCGGCTCGTGAATCTGTTGGACCCTGATGGAAACCAGATCCTCAACATGTCGGTTGACGAGGCGGTCTCGGCGGTCGCCAGTGGCGATGTGAACGAAGTTCGCAAGATTGACGGTCAGTTTGCTTTGCTTCACAAGGACGGCCAAGTCGTTCGCATGGCTCGGTCCATCGCTCGGCCGATGCGATTCTTTTTGGCCAAACGGGCCGAGGGGCCTTGTTTGGTGGTCGCCGAACGCATCGATGAAATCCGTGACTTTCTCATAACCGAGGGGCTCGCGGATCAGTTCCACCCTTCCTACACACGGATGGTACCCGCTCATTATTTGCTGGAATTGCAACTGATCGGTTGCCCAGATCCCAATCCCGGTTACCAACGGTTTTTTAGTCCCAAACGAAACTGCTTGCCGACCGATTTGGACGTGATCGGCGAA is drawn from Novipirellula artificiosorum and contains these coding sequences:
- a CDS encoding inositol monophosphatase family protein translates to MDQEHLDVALRAAKAGAVELMARRDDRVVREKAPKDLVTDADLAAQQAIRSILMDCFPGYAFVGEEEGENEPPNSVRQGEIDAPPCWVVDPLDGTVNYVHRLQSFAVSIGLYAAGKMRLGVIYDPVCDEMFTAIDGQGARVNGRSIRVSACEEIGEGLFSCSFPAGIESDAPEVRQFIRVLGQCRSLRRLGSCALNMCYVAAGRLDGYWATSVQPWDAAAGIVIAREAGATLTQVDGASLDDWSPKFCLTASQKLHQSMLDLLA
- a CDS encoding serine/threonine protein kinase — its product is MQSTTRYEPNPTITLHGSTQTNTDAELVRRYDDLLSKRKVSWTGHHHLLRLLGRGGQGEVYLTEYRGTDGFTVPVAMKVFSPERYADSRSYEEAMARVATIAARVALIQHDNLLDVQNFFERHRIRIMMMEWVDGYDLRQLVSPQCLELLEHHVSQRRWRYINEVILTEGPDQSRFKAGVAVAIVRECLASLAALHRENIVHGDVKPANIMLKRSGHTKLIDMGSAFDYTDPPRDSECTPIYAAPEVLENNQVTPRSDLASVGYVLIELLSGTNPFSGKESLRQLLQAKRELPSRLHTVLPEDVLRNELLMNFLLGLIAPDPNRRFPSAEAAEHVEQGAAAFHRQLIRSDMATEYDNDIRVWLEELRQLESFEH